GCCTCACGGCCGCGCCCGAGGCGCCTCTAGACACATCTCCTTGGTCGAACCTGCGGTACGCCCGCACGGCGGCGGCCCCACAGGAGGTATCTCGCCCCGGCATCGTCACGGCCGGGACCGGGATTCAGCCGGAACGGATAATGGACCTCTTCTCTCCGACGGCCCGTGGCCGGGCCGTCCCCTCGCTGCGCGCCGCACTTCTTCTCGCGCTGGCCGGCAGCCTCTGCGCCTGCGCGGGCGCCAACATTCCCGGGCTTTCGCCGCCGCAGACCGCGGTGCCGGAGGTGGACGCCGCCCAATTCCCCACCCTCGGCGGCCCAACCCCGGACCGGCGGGACCCGCTCACCGCAGAGCAGCAGCAGAAGCTGCAGCGCGACCTGGAGCGCCTCGCCCGCCAGCAGCAGGCGAAACAGGTCCCGCAAGCCCAGTGATCGCCGCCCGGCCGCCGGGCGTCTCTGCCTGTTGTGCGGTGCGATATCGGCGCCCTGCCCCATCGCGACCGCAATCAAGGCTTTTTCATTCACCGAACAGTGCTACAAAGCCCGACTGCCGCGCCGGGAGAGACATGCGCGGCTTCTGGAGCCATTGAGATGACGACCGATTTCCACCGCATTCGCCGGCTGCCGCCCTACGTGTTCGAGCAAGTGAACCGTGTGAAGGCCGCCGCCCGCAATGCCGGGGTGGACATCGTCGACCTCGGCATGGGCAATCCGGACCTCGATGCGCCGGCGCATGTCTATGAGAAGCTCAAAGAGACCATCGGCAAGCCGCGCACCGACCGCTATTCCGCCTCCAAGGGCATCCCCGGTCTGCGCAAGGCGCAGGCGGCCTATTACGAGCGGCGATTCGGCGTGAAGCTGGATCCCGATCGGCAGGTGGTGGCGACGCTGGGCTCGAAGGAAGGCTTCGCCAACATGGCGCAGGCCATCACCGCGCCGGGCGACGTGATCCTGACCCCCAATCCCTCCTACCCCATCCACGCCTTCGGCTTCCTGATGGCCGGCGGCGTCATCCGCTCGGTGCCGTCCGAGCCGGGGCCGGAGTTCTTCCACGCGATGGAGCGGGCAGTCCAGCACTCCATCCCCAAGCCCATCGCGGTGGTGCTGTGCTATCCCTCGAACCCCACGGCCTGCGTGGCGGACCTTGAGTTCTACAAGGACGTGGTGGCCTTCGCGAAGAAGAACGACCTCATCGTCCTCTCCGACCTCGCCTATGCCGAGCTGTATTTCGATGGCAACCCGCCCCCCTCCGTGCTGGAGGTGCCCGGTGCCATGGACGTGACGGTGGAGTTCACCTCCATGTCCAAGACCTATTCCATGGCCGGCTGGCGCATGGGCTTCGCGGTGGGCAACGAGCGCCTCATCGCCGCCCTCTCGCGGGTGAAGTCCTATCTGGACTACGGCGCCTACACCCCCATCCAGGTGGCGGCGACGGCTGCGCTCAACGGCCCGCAGGAATGCATCGCCGAGATGCGCGAGACGTACAAGAAGCGCCGCGACGCGCTGGTGGAGAGCTTCGGCCGCGCCGGCTGGAACATCCCCGTGCCTCGCGCCACCATGTTCGCCTGGTCGCCCATCCCGGAGCCCTTCCGGGCCATGGGCTCGGTGGAATTCGCCAAGCTCCTCATCGAGAAGGCGGAGGTGGCGGTGTCGCCGGGCGTCGGCTTCGGCGAGCACGGCGACGAATACGTCCGCATCGCCGTGGTGGAGAACGAGCAGCGCATCCGCCAGGCGGCGCGCAACGTGCGCCGCTTCTTCGAGCAGGCCGGCACCACGCTGCACAACGTGGTTCCACTCAGCGCCGCGCGCTGAACCTTCGCCATCGGCCCCGTCTTCCGGCGGGGCCGGTCGGGCCGGCACCCAGGCGCAGCGCGGGCTGTGGTATGACGCCGGCCGAGGACAGAAACCGGACGGACAGATGAGCGAACTGAAAGTGGGCCTCGCCGGCCTCGGCACCGTCGGGGCCGCGGTCTTCCGCATGCTCGAGCGCCGCGCCGGCGAGCTGGAGGCGCGCACCGGCCGCGCCGTGAAGGTGACCGCGGTGGCAGCCCGCGACCGCAGCCGCGACCGCGGCCTCGATCTATCAAGCGTGACCTGGTTCGAGGATCCGGCGGCGCTCGCCCGCGAGGGCGACATCGACGTGTTCGTGGAGCTGATGGGCGGCGACGGCGACCCCGCCAAGGCGGCGGTGGCCGCCGCGCTCGACCGTGGCATTCCCGTCGTCACCGCCAACAAGGCGCTGCTCGCCAAGTGCGGCGTGGACCTCGCCCGCCGGGCCGAGGCCTCGGGCGCGGGCCTGCACTTCGAGGCGGCGGTGGCGGGCGGCATCCCCATCGTGAAGACGCTGCGCGAGGCGCTGGCCGGCAACGCCATCGAGCGCGTTTCGGGCATCCTCAACGGCACCTGCAACTACATCCTCACCCGCATGGCGGACGAGAAGCTCTCCTTCCACGTCTGCCTCACCGAGGCGCAGCGGCTCGGCTATGCGGAGGCGGACCCGACCTTCGACATCGACGGCTTCGACACCGCCCACAAGCTCGCCATCCTCACCTCGCTGGCCTTCGGCACGCAGGTGGATGCGGAGGCGATCTATGTGGAGGGCATCCGCCAGCTGACCCTCGCCGATCTCGAGGCGGCGGACGATCTCGGCTACCGGGTGAAGCTGCTCGGCGTGGCGGTGAAGACCGACACCGGCATCGAGCAGCGGGTGCATCCCACCATGGTGCCCAAGCACTGGCCCATCGCGCAGGTGTCCGGCGTCACCAATGCGGTGGCGGTGGACGGCGACGCCGTGACGCTGACGCTGGTCGGCCCCGGCGCGGGCGGCGACGCGACCGCCTCGGCAGTGGTGGGCGACATCTTCGATGTGGCGCGCGGCGCCAAGGGCTATGCCTTCGGCCTGCCGGTGGAGCGCCTCGCCAAGGCCGAGCGCGCCGCCATGCAGCGCCACGAGGGCGGCTATTACATCCGCCTCGCCGTGACGAACAAGCCGGGCACCGCCGCCACCATCACCCGTCGCATGGCGGACGAGCAGATCTCGCTCGAATCCATCGTCCAGCGGCAGCCGGGCGGCGCGGCGCCGTCCGAGACGGCCCATGTGATCCTCATCACCTATGCCACCACCGAGGCCGCCGTGCGCCGCGCCATCGCCGCCATCGAGGCGGATGGCGTCGTCGCCTCCCTGCCTCAGGTCATCCGGATCGAGAAGGACTGATCCGGCGCGGCGACAAAACCAGAAGGACCGACGTCATGAGCGGTGCCCGGACCCAGAGGACGCCTGAGAAGTCTGCCCCGCGAGCCCAGCAGGTGCTCGATCGCCGCCTCGCCCTGGACATGGCGCAGGCCACGGAGCGCACCGCCGTCGCCGCCGCCCGGCTGCGCGGCCGGGGCGACGAGCAGGCCGCGGACATCGCCGCCATGGCCGCCTGCCATCGCGAGGTGAACGAGATTCCGGTCTCGGGCATGCTGGTGATCGGCGAGGGGCTGCAGGGCGAGTGCGACCAGCTGTTCGTCGGCGAAACGCTCGGGCGCGGCGGGGCCGAGGTGGACCTCGCCGTGGACGCGCTGGAGGGCACCACGCTCTGCGCCAAGAACATGGAGGGCTCGCTCTGCGTCCTCGTGCTGGCCGAGCGCCACTCCCTGCTCCAGATGCCGCCCTGCTACATGGAGAAGATCGCCATCGGGCCGGGCTATCCGGAGGGCATCGTCTCCCTCTCCCAGAGCCCGCAGGACAACATCCGCGCGCTGGCCGAGGCCAAGGGCGTGCCGCCCTCCGACGTCACCGCGCTCATCCTCGACCGGCCCCGCCATGCCGGCCTGATCGACGCCGTGCGCAAGACCGGCGCGGCCATCAAGCTCATCACCGACGGCGACGTGGCGGGCGTGGTGCACACCACCAACCCGCATGAGAGCGGCATCGACATCTATCTCGGCCTCGGCGGCGCCGCCGAGGGCGTGCTCGCCGCCGCCGCTCTGCGCTGCATCGGCGGGCAGATGGAAGGCCGCCTCGTGCTCGACACGGAGAAGAAGCGCACCCAGGCCAAGGCGCTGGGCATCACCGACTTCTCCAAGGTCTACAGGCTCGACGAGATGGTGCGCGGCGACTGCCTGTTCGCCGCCACCGGGGTCACCGACGGCGCGCTGCTGAAGGGCGTGCGCTTCGGCCGTGACGTGATCCTGACCGACACCATCGTGATGCGCGCCGCCACCGGCACGGTGCGCCGCATCGCCACCGAGCACCGCGACTTCTCCAAGTTCCGTCTGGCTTGAGCGCACCCGTCTCCCCTTGCGGAAGAGAGGCCGGTGCTGGTTATCGGTGTCATCGCCCGACTCGTCCGGGCGATCCACCTCTCCGCAGGCTGGATGTACGAAGACCAGTCCCGGTCCAGCCGTGGATTGCCCGGACGAGCCGGGCAATGACGGTCACATTTCTCCCCTCTCCCCGTGCAGCAGAGGGATCGCACGCAAGCTCTTCCCACGAAAAGCGGAACGGCCATGCGCCCGTCTGTCTTTTCCCTGACGTGGGATTGGGTGTAAGCACCTTGGCCCCGTTCGCCGGCTCCGGCCGGGCGGCGGAGACCCTCGGGAGAGCAAGATGTCTGACGCTAAGGCAAGGATCGCGGTATTGGGCGCCTCGGGCTACACCGGCTCCGAGCTTGTGCGCCTGCTGCTGCGCCATCCGCGCGCCGAGATCGTCGCGCTCACCGCGGATCGGAAGGCCGGCCAGTCCATGGCCGAGGTGTTCCCCCAGTTCGCGCCCTTCCCGCTGCCGAAGCTCGTGACCATCGACGAGGTGGATTTCACCGCCGTGGACGTGGTGTTCTGCGCCCTGCCGCATGCCACGACGCAGCTCGTCATAAAGAAAGTCTTCGACGCGGCGCCGAACGTGAAGGTGGTGGACCTTTCCGCCGACTTCCGCCTCTCCGATCCCGGCGCCTATGAGGAATGGTACGGCCATCCCCATCAGGTGCTGGAGCTCCAGAAGGAGGCGGTCTACGGCATCGCCGAGATCTATCGCGACGAAATCAGGAAGGCGCGGCTCGTCGCCAATCCGGGCTGTCATTCCTCCACCGCCATCCTGCCCATCGTGCCGCTGCTGGAGGCCGGGGCGCTGGAGCCGGAGAGCATCGTCATCGATTCCAAGACCGGCATGTCCGGTGCCGGGCGCGCGGCCAAGGAGGCGATGCTGTTCTCCGAGGTGTCGGAGGGCATCCACGCCTATGCCGTCTCGGGCCACCGGCACATGGGCGAACTGGACCAGGAATTCTCCAAGGCCGCCGGCCGGCCGGTGAAGCCCATGTTCGTGCCGGTGCTCGCGCCCATGAACCGGGGCATCTACGCCACCATCTATGTGCGCACCACCGGCGCCACCGCCGAGGACCTGCACCGCATCCTGACCGACTTCTACAAGGGCGCGCCGTTCGTCCATGTCCTGCCCTTCGGCCAGGTGCCCCAGTCGCGCCACGTGCGCGGCTCCAACATGGTGTTCCTCGGCGTGGTGGCGGACCGCCTGCCCGGCCGGGCCGTCATCGTCTCCACGCTGGACAACCTCGTGAAGGGCGCGTCCGGCTCAGCGGTGCAGAACATGAATCTCGTCATGGGCTTCCCAGAGACCGAGGGCCTGGAGCAGATCGCGCTGATGCCCTGAGGCGGGGGCTGCTCGCCGAGGCGTCCCGCCGAACCGTCACCGCTTTGCACGACTGTCATCCCCCGCCTCGTGCGGGGGATCCGCCGGGCGGCTTGTCCGCTCAGCGTCACCCGTCACCCCTGCGGCGGCAAGGTGGATCGCCCGCACACGGCGGGCGATGACGGCGGGCGGCGTGGGCTGGCTGCCTCCACCCCTCGGAAACTATTGCGCCGCAACACTTCTTATGATTTCCGAAGCTGGTGCTCGGCCGTAGGGCGCATTACTGTCCCGCCTGAGGGACCGCCCTACCGTCGCCGGATGCACCGCCATGAGCTTCGTCGTCTGCCTCGCCGCGCTCTTCTTCCTGATGCTCGTGGCCTATCGCGGCTTCAGCGTGATCCTGTTCGCGCCCGTCGCCGCCATCGGCGCGGTGCTGATCACCGATCCGGCGGCGGTGCCGGTGATCTTTTCCGGCCTGTTCATGGAAAAGATGGTGGGCTTCATCAAGCTCTACTTCCCGGTGTTCCTGCTGGGCGCCATCTTCGGCAAGCTCATCGAGCTGGCCGGCTTCTCGCGCTCCATCGTCTCGGCGGTGGTGAACCTGCTGGGGCCGACGCGGGCCATCGTCTCCATTGTGCTGGTGGGGGCGGTGCTCACCTATGGCGGCGTCTCGCTGTTCGTGGTGGTGTTCGCGCTCTATCCCTTCGGCGCCGAGATGTTCCGGCAGGTGGGCATTCCCAAGCGCCTGCTGCCGGCGGTGATCGCGCTCGGCGCCTTCTCCTTCACGGCGGATACGCTGCCCGGCACGCCGCAGCTGCAGAACATCATCCCCACCGCCTTCTTCGGCACCACGGCCTATGCGGCGCCCATCCTCGGCATCGTCGGCTCCATCTTCATCTTCGTGACGGGCATCGCCTATCTGGAATTCCGCCGGATGCAGGCCCACCGCGCGGGCGAAGGCTACGGCACCGGCCACCTCAACGAGAGCCTGCCGGACGACAGCGTCCCGCCCGTCCCGCCGCTGCTCGCTGTGCTGCCGCTGGTTGTGGTCGGCGTCGCCAACCTGTTCTTCGCCTGGCACATCCCCGGCTGGTTCGGGCCGCAGGCGAGCGCGACGCTGGTGGAAGGCGGGCCGGCTGTGAGCCTCGACACCCACGTCTGGGCCGGCATCTGGGCGGTGGAGGCGGCCCTGCTGCTGGGCATCCTCACGGTGGTGGCGTTCGGCTACAGGGCCATTGCCGGGCATTTCGCCGGCGGCTCGAAGGAGGCGGTGGGCGGCGCGCTCCTTGCCGGCCTCAATACGGCGACGGAATACGGCTTCGGCGCGGTGATCGCGGCGCTGCCGGGCTTTCTCGTCATCAAGGCGGCCCTCACCTCCATCCCCAATCCCCTCATCAACGAGGCGATCACGGTGACGACGCTGGCCGGCATCACCGGCTCGGCCTCGGGCGGCCTCTCCATCGCCCTTGGGGCCATGGCGCAGCAATTCATCGCCGAGGCACAGACCTACGGCATCCCGCTGGAGGTGATGCACCGCGTCGCTTCCATGGCAGCCGGCGGCATGGACACGTTGCCGCACAACGGCGCGGTTATCACGCTGCTCACCGTTACCGGGCTAACGCATCGTCAGTCCTATGGCGACATCTTCGCCGTTACCATCATAAAGACCACCGCGGCCTTCTTCGTGATCGGCTTCTATTATTTGACCGGCCTCTATTGAGCAGGTGCAGCATCGCCTTTAGGTTGCGGCGCAACATGGGCTGCGAGGGGTGGTGCGGACATGGCCGATGCCGGGGAGGCCGCTGCCGGGGGGCAGGTGATCGCCGTCGCCAACATGAAGGGCGGGGTGGGCAAGACCACCACAGTGGTCATGCTGGCGGAAGGCTTTGCGGAGCAGGGCGCGCGGGTGGTCGTGGTCGATCTCGACGCGCAGGCCAACGCCTCCTACTGCTTCGCCCATGACGACGAGCTGAAGGCGATCCTCGAGCGCCGCCAGTCGGTGACATCCTTCCTTGCCGACCGGCTGCTCTATGGCGACCGGACCTCCATCGCCCAGTACATCACACCGAGCATCTGCCATGTGATGAAGGCGGGCGAGGAACTGGCCATCGACATGGTGGTGGCGAGCCCCCGCCTGCGCCTGCTGGAGCGCGAGATCGTGCTGCGGCTGGCGGAGAAGAATTACGGGCTGCGCTCGCTGGAAGGCCAGTCGCTGAAGGTGCTGGACGAAGCGCTCAAATGCCTGCGCGCGCATTACGACGTGGTGCTGTTCGATTGCGCCCCCGGCATCTCCGCCTTCACCGAGGTGGCCATCCGCCTCGCCGACATGGTGATCGTGCCCACCATTCCGGATTATCTCTCCACGCTGGGCTTCGACGCCTTCCGCGCCTCGGTGTGGGAGAATGCCCACGTCACGCGATCCACCCTGCCCCAGCCCAGGCGCCGCCCGCTGGTGCTGGCGAGCCGGGTGCACGCGCAGAAGGTCCAGCATCGCGACACGCTCATCAGCCTGCGGGAGGAGGCGGCCGAGGACGGCGCGGTCTATGAGATCTTCGACACCGAGGTCCGCAACCTCGCCGCCATCGAGCGGGCCATGGACCCCGAGAACTTTCCCTACGCACCCTCCTTCGAGCAGAAATGGTACAACGCCGTGGACGCGGTGCGCGACCTCGTGAACGAGACGCGGAGGCGGCTCAATGGCTGAGACTTCGGAATTCTTCGCCCTCCTCGCGGCCATCGGCGGCCGGGCCGCCCTCTTCGCGGCGGGCGGCAATCTCGCGCGCAAGGCGGTGAACGAGATCGTCCGCGCCCAGCTCGTGGCCGACGGGACCGACCTCGAAGCGCTGCGCGCCATCCGAGCCGTGCTCGGCCCCGCCGCCTTCGCCGAGGCGCTGGACGGGGTGCCGGCGCCCAAGACCAAGGCGCTGCTGGCCCGCATCGATCCCCACGCCCCTGCCCTCGCCCAGCCCGGCGACCGGGTGAAGGCGCTCCTCGCCCTTGCCGATGCCAGCCGCGATCCGTCCGCGCCCGTTGCCAAGCCGGCGAAGAAGGCGTCGTCCCGCAAGGCGCCCGCGGCCGCTCCTGCTGCGCCCGCCACGGCCCCGGCTGCCCCTGCGGCCGAGGTTGCCCCCGACGGCAAGCCCGCGCCGCGCAAGCGCAAGATCACCGGGCGCACGGCGCTCCGGGTGTCCGAGGAGCGGTGATTCCGCCGCGCGCGATCACGCCTTGTCCTTCTCCGGCGCGGGGTCCGGCCCCAGCGTGAAGATTTCCGCCACCGCCACCAAGGTGGGCACGAACAGGCACCACATGCCCACCGCGCGATAGAGCAGCGCGGCCGAGAGGCAGCCGAAGAGGAAGGCGGCGAGGTACGCACTCATCCGCCCGAGGCGGGCGCGGTTCGCGGCAATGTTGGTGCCCTCCAGCGGCCGCCAGAGATTGGCGATGTCCACCAGCACCTGCGTGAACGTGCCCGTCATCACGGTGGAAGGCGGTGAATCGGTGAGGTGGGTGCGGTGGAGCGCGTTCTGCAGCGCCATGGCCGCCACCAGGGTCATGCCCATCATCACGGCGGCGGGGGAATTGTGGTCGTAGAAGGGGCCGGACTGCACGGCAACCAGCGCCGCATGCGCCAGCAGCACGAGCTTCGCCGCCATCAGCACGCGGAAATCGTCCCGCCCGCGCCGGGCGAGGGCGAGACTCAATTCCCGCGCGCACAGCACCACGAAGGCGAACACCGGCAGCGCCAGGACCTTCGCCAGCGATGGCGCATCCCCATGGGCCAGCGAGGCGGCGATGGTGACGAAATTGCCGGTCACATGGGCCGCGAACAGCCCGCCGAGCGCGACGAAGCCCGCCGCAT
The nucleotide sequence above comes from Xanthobacter flavus. Encoded proteins:
- a CDS encoding GntP family permease — encoded protein: MSFVVCLAALFFLMLVAYRGFSVILFAPVAAIGAVLITDPAAVPVIFSGLFMEKMVGFIKLYFPVFLLGAIFGKLIELAGFSRSIVSAVVNLLGPTRAIVSIVLVGAVLTYGGVSLFVVVFALYPFGAEMFRQVGIPKRLLPAVIALGAFSFTADTLPGTPQLQNIIPTAFFGTTAYAAPILGIVGSIFIFVTGIAYLEFRRMQAHRAGEGYGTGHLNESLPDDSVPPVPPLLAVLPLVVVGVANLFFAWHIPGWFGPQASATLVEGGPAVSLDTHVWAGIWAVEAALLLGILTVVAFGYRAIAGHFAGGSKEAVGGALLAGLNTATEYGFGAVIAALPGFLVIKAALTSIPNPLINEAITVTTLAGITGSASGGLSIALGAMAQQFIAEAQTYGIPLEVMHRVASMAAGGMDTLPHNGAVITLLTVTGLTHRQSYGDIFAVTIIKTTAAFFVIGFYYLTGLY
- a CDS encoding ParA family protein — protein: MADAGEAAAGGQVIAVANMKGGVGKTTTVVMLAEGFAEQGARVVVVDLDAQANASYCFAHDDELKAILERRQSVTSFLADRLLYGDRTSIAQYITPSICHVMKAGEELAIDMVVASPRLRLLEREIVLRLAEKNYGLRSLEGQSLKVLDEALKCLRAHYDVVLFDCAPGISAFTEVAIRLADMVIVPTIPDYLSTLGFDAFRASVWENAHVTRSTLPQPRRRPLVLASRVHAQKVQHRDTLISLREEAAEDGAVYEIFDTEVRNLAAIERAMDPENFPYAPSFEQKWYNAVDAVRDLVNETRRRLNG
- a CDS encoding homoserine dehydrogenase; translated protein: MSELKVGLAGLGTVGAAVFRMLERRAGELEARTGRAVKVTAVAARDRSRDRGLDLSSVTWFEDPAALAREGDIDVFVELMGGDGDPAKAAVAAALDRGIPVVTANKALLAKCGVDLARRAEASGAGLHFEAAVAGGIPIVKTLREALAGNAIERVSGILNGTCNYILTRMADEKLSFHVCLTEAQRLGYAEADPTFDIDGFDTAHKLAILTSLAFGTQVDAEAIYVEGIRQLTLADLEAADDLGYRVKLLGVAVKTDTGIEQRVHPTMVPKHWPIAQVSGVTNAVAVDGDAVTLTLVGPGAGGDATASAVVGDIFDVARGAKGYAFGLPVERLAKAERAAMQRHEGGYYIRLAVTNKPGTAATITRRMADEQISLESIVQRQPGGAAPSETAHVILITYATTEAAVRRAIAAIEADGVVASLPQVIRIEKD
- a CDS encoding YoaK family protein; protein product: MKVLLAVLLCFNAGFVDAAGFVALGGLFAAHVTGNFVTIAASLAHGDAPSLAKVLALPVFAFVVLCARELSLALARRGRDDFRVLMAAKLVLLAHAALVAVQSGPFYDHNSPAAVMMGMTLVAAMALQNALHRTHLTDSPPSTVMTGTFTQVLVDIANLWRPLEGTNIAANRARLGRMSAYLAAFLFGCLSAALLYRAVGMWCLFVPTLVAVAEIFTLGPDPAPEKDKA
- the glpX gene encoding class II fructose-bisphosphatase; protein product: MSGARTQRTPEKSAPRAQQVLDRRLALDMAQATERTAVAAARLRGRGDEQAADIAAMAACHREVNEIPVSGMLVIGEGLQGECDQLFVGETLGRGGAEVDLAVDALEGTTLCAKNMEGSLCVLVLAERHSLLQMPPCYMEKIAIGPGYPEGIVSLSQSPQDNIRALAEAKGVPPSDVTALILDRPRHAGLIDAVRKTGAAIKLITDGDVAGVVHTTNPHESGIDIYLGLGGAAEGVLAAAALRCIGGQMEGRLVLDTEKKRTQAKALGITDFSKVYRLDEMVRGDCLFAATGVTDGALLKGVRFGRDVILTDTIVMRAATGTVRRIATEHRDFSKFRLA
- a CDS encoding LL-diaminopimelate aminotransferase is translated as MTTDFHRIRRLPPYVFEQVNRVKAAARNAGVDIVDLGMGNPDLDAPAHVYEKLKETIGKPRTDRYSASKGIPGLRKAQAAYYERRFGVKLDPDRQVVATLGSKEGFANMAQAITAPGDVILTPNPSYPIHAFGFLMAGGVIRSVPSEPGPEFFHAMERAVQHSIPKPIAVVLCYPSNPTACVADLEFYKDVVAFAKKNDLIVLSDLAYAELYFDGNPPPSVLEVPGAMDVTVEFTSMSKTYSMAGWRMGFAVGNERLIAALSRVKSYLDYGAYTPIQVAATAALNGPQECIAEMRETYKKRRDALVESFGRAGWNIPVPRATMFAWSPIPEPFRAMGSVEFAKLLIEKAEVAVSPGVGFGEHGDEYVRIAVVENEQRIRQAARNVRRFFEQAGTTLHNVVPLSAAR
- the argC gene encoding N-acetyl-gamma-glutamyl-phosphate reductase, with protein sequence MSDAKARIAVLGASGYTGSELVRLLLRHPRAEIVALTADRKAGQSMAEVFPQFAPFPLPKLVTIDEVDFTAVDVVFCALPHATTQLVIKKVFDAAPNVKVVDLSADFRLSDPGAYEEWYGHPHQVLELQKEAVYGIAEIYRDEIRKARLVANPGCHSSTAILPIVPLLEAGALEPESIVIDSKTGMSGAGRAAKEAMLFSEVSEGIHAYAVSGHRHMGELDQEFSKAAGRPVKPMFVPVLAPMNRGIYATIYVRTTGATAEDLHRILTDFYKGAPFVHVLPFGQVPQSRHVRGSNMVFLGVVADRLPGRAVIVSTLDNLVKGASGSAVQNMNLVMGFPETEGLEQIALMP